The genomic segment GAGTTGCTGCGCGCCCCGGAGGAACACATTACTCCCTTGGGTGGATCCAAGCTCTGGCAGGTTGCCGTTCTGGAGCTTTGGCTTCAGGAACACAGGATATAGGAGGATCGAATTTATGGGTCACCCCAGACATCGTCCGGATTATCGCCTGGACCGGGACAATCTGCCTTCCCTGCAAAACTGGAAGCGCGCAAATACGCTTCCGAATCTGAAGCTGCCGAATAACGTCATCCTGGAATGCGGCTGGGGGCGGTTGATTTTTGCCCATACATTCCCCGACCAGCGGGAACTGGTCCGGACAGTCCGGGATGAATCTCCGGGACGCAGGGATATCGCCCTGTATCTGCGCGACCCCCATGTGGTGCTGGCCATGGCGCCCCAGGAACTTTTCCTGGATCCCTCCCATACGTATCGGTTGTGGTTGGACCGTTACCATCCCGATCAGATCGCCAGCAAGCGGATTGTCATCCGCCGGGTGCAGACCCGGGAGGATTGTCGGCAGATCAATATCATCTTCACCAGCAGGGGCATGGTGGTTTCGGACGAGGACTTTCTCTGGGACCACCGCCACTCCCGCTCTATTGTACCCCTGGTGGCCGAGGACATGGCCACCCAGCAGGTGGTGGGCACGGTCACGGCCATTGACCACAAGCGGGCTTTCAATGATCCGGAGAACGGGACCAGCTTGTGGTGTCTGGCCGTGGCCCCCCAGTGCCGGGCACCGGGTGTGGGCGAGGCGCTGGTGCGCTATGTCGTGGAGTATTTCCAGGCCAGGGGGCGGTCCTATCTGGATCTGTCCGTGATGCACGACAATACCCAGGCCATCGCCCTTTACGAGAAATTGGGCTTTGTCCGGGTGCCGGTGTTCACCGTCAAGCACAAAAACGCCATCAACGAACCACTGTTCGTGGGGGAGGAATTGCCCGGCAACCTGAATCCCTACGCCATGATCATTATCAAGGAAGCCCGGCGGCGGGGCATTGCGGTGGAGGTGCTGGACGAGGTCAGCGGGCATTTCCAGTTGTCCTTTGGTGGTCGGAGCATTGTCTGCTGGGAATCCTTGAGCGAATTGACCAGCGCCATTGCCTTCTGCCGCTGCGACGATAAAAGTCTGACGCTTCGCCTGTTGCAGCGGGCCGGGTTACGGGTGCCCGAACAGACCGTGGCCGCTACGCAAGCCGCGAATCACGCATTTCTTGAGCGCCATGAACGGATAGTGGTCAAGCCGGCCCGGGGTGAGCAGGGCCGGGGAATCAGCGTGGATGTCCGTGAAGTCCGGGAACTGGCCGAGGCTGTCCGTCAGGCCGAAGCGGTTTGTGACCGGGTGGTGTTGGAGTCGTTCGTCGCGGGGCAGGATCTGCGGGTTATCGTGATTGATCAGTCCGTTGTCGCTGCCGCGGTCCGCCGTCCGGCCCAGGTAGTGGGCACGGGGAAACATACTGTTCGCGAACTGATAGAAAAGCAAAGTCGGCGGCGAGCCGCGGCCACGGGCGGGGAGAGCCGTATCCCCCTGGACACGGAAACCGAGCGCTGCGTGGCCCAGAATGGATGGACGATGGATGCTCTGCTACCCGTCGGTGAAGTGCTGGCGGTTCGCAAGACAGCCAATCTGCATACCGGGGGGACCATTCACGACGTGACGGATCAGCTCCATCCGGTTGTGGTTCGCGCCGCGGAGCAGGCTGCCCGGGTGCTGAACATTCCGGTGGTTGGATTCGATTTTCTCGTGCCTGACGTCAGCGGACCGGAGTACGTGATCATCGAGGCCAACGAGCGGCCTGGGTTGGCCAACCACGAGCCCCAGCCCACGGCGGAGCGCTTTGTGGACCTGCTGTTTCCCCAGACTGTGGCGCGATGAACTCCGGTCATGCGGGAATGCGTGGTTTGGAGCGAAAACTG from the Desulfonatronum thioautotrophicum genome contains:
- the ngg gene encoding N-acetylglutaminylglutamine synthetase, with translation MGHPRHRPDYRLDRDNLPSLQNWKRANTLPNLKLPNNVILECGWGRLIFAHTFPDQRELVRTVRDESPGRRDIALYLRDPHVVLAMAPQELFLDPSHTYRLWLDRYHPDQIASKRIVIRRVQTREDCRQINIIFTSRGMVVSDEDFLWDHRHSRSIVPLVAEDMATQQVVGTVTAIDHKRAFNDPENGTSLWCLAVAPQCRAPGVGEALVRYVVEYFQARGRSYLDLSVMHDNTQAIALYEKLGFVRVPVFTVKHKNAINEPLFVGEELPGNLNPYAMIIIKEARRRGIAVEVLDEVSGHFQLSFGGRSIVCWESLSELTSAIAFCRCDDKSLTLRLLQRAGLRVPEQTVAATQAANHAFLERHERIVVKPARGEQGRGISVDVREVRELAEAVRQAEAVCDRVVLESFVAGQDLRVIVIDQSVVAAAVRRPAQVVGTGKHTVRELIEKQSRRRAAATGGESRIPLDTETERCVAQNGWTMDALLPVGEVLAVRKTANLHTGGTIHDVTDQLHPVVVRAAEQAARVLNIPVVGFDFLVPDVSGPEYVIIEANERPGLANHEPQPTAERFVDLLFPQTVAR